A genomic segment from Alkalilimnicola ehrlichii MLHE-1 encodes:
- a CDS encoding ribonucleoside-diphosphate reductase subunit alpha → MSAKAAEAAPTAQSDTQQVIRRNGALTAFDPDKIQLAMKKAFLAVEGERSADAARIQQVTAELTAQVVQALTRRPTATPIHIEDIQDQVELALMRAGEHKVARAYVLYREEHARKRRQEATDEPPRLHMTRTDGEQVPLDESLLRRVLHHACHELADTDPERVAREAWRNLYDGVTEQEVHKALILSARSLIEQEPAYGHVAARLLQHQLNGEALRFLDFPYDGAPGADPGYTDYFARYIRRGVELELLDEQLLTFDLERLAEALMPERDLQFNYLGLQTLYDRYLQHWDGTRFELPQAFFMRVAMGLTLQEVEREERAIEFYRLLSSFDFMSSTPTLFNSGTRRPQLSSCYLTSVPDDLGGIYGAIRDNALLSKFAGGLGNDWTRVRAMGAHIKGTNGRSQGVVPFLKVASDTAVAVNQGGKRKGAVCAYLETWHLDVEEFLELRKNTGDDRRRTHDMNTAHWVPDLFMQRAEADADWTLFSPDDAAHLHELYGQAFKAAYEDLEARAARGEIRNYKVVSAKQLWRRMLGMLFETGHPWITFKDPCNLRSPQQHAGVVHSSNLCTEITLNTSDEEIAVCNLGSVNLAAHTTPDGLDHERLRNTVRTAMRMLDNVIDINYYSVPQARRANLRHRPVGLGVMGFQDALYAQDLPYASDEAVAFADRSQEAISYYAIEASADLARERGAYPSFEGSLWQRGELPLDSIQRVVEARDGDCTMDTSSSLDWAALREKVRTGMRNSNCLAIAPTATIANIVGVSQGIEPAFKNLYVKSNLSGEFTVVNPALVRALKAYGLWDAVMVNDLKYYDGSVQPIGRVPEELKQRFATAFELDSEWLVQAGSRRQKWLDQSQSLNLYMAEPSGPKLDALYRQAWRLGLKTTYYLRSTGATQVEKSTMDPARANRLNAVSAAPGGGQSCSVDDPECEACQ, encoded by the coding sequence ATGTCCGCCAAGGCTGCCGAGGCCGCACCAACGGCCCAGAGCGATACCCAGCAGGTCATCCGCCGCAACGGCGCGCTGACCGCCTTCGACCCCGACAAGATCCAGCTGGCCATGAAGAAGGCCTTCCTGGCCGTGGAGGGCGAGCGATCGGCCGATGCCGCCCGCATCCAGCAGGTCACCGCCGAACTCACCGCGCAGGTGGTCCAGGCCCTGACCCGGCGCCCCACCGCCACCCCGATCCACATCGAGGATATCCAGGACCAGGTGGAGCTGGCGCTGATGCGCGCCGGCGAGCACAAGGTGGCCCGCGCCTACGTACTCTACCGCGAGGAACACGCTCGCAAGCGCCGCCAGGAGGCCACGGACGAGCCGCCGCGGCTGCACATGACCCGCACCGACGGTGAGCAGGTACCGCTGGATGAGTCGCTGCTGCGCCGGGTGCTGCACCACGCCTGCCATGAGCTGGCGGATACCGACCCCGAGCGCGTGGCCCGCGAGGCCTGGCGGAACCTCTACGACGGGGTCACCGAGCAGGAGGTGCACAAGGCGCTGATCCTGAGCGCCCGCAGCCTGATCGAGCAGGAGCCGGCGTATGGCCACGTGGCCGCGCGCCTGCTGCAACACCAGCTCAACGGCGAGGCCCTGCGCTTTCTCGATTTTCCCTACGACGGCGCACCCGGCGCCGACCCTGGCTACACCGACTACTTCGCCCGCTACATCCGGCGCGGGGTGGAACTGGAACTGCTGGACGAACAGCTGCTGACCTTCGACCTGGAGCGGCTGGCCGAGGCCCTGATGCCGGAGCGCGACCTGCAGTTCAACTACCTGGGCCTGCAGACCCTGTACGACCGCTACCTGCAGCACTGGGACGGCACCCGCTTCGAGCTGCCCCAGGCCTTCTTCATGCGCGTGGCCATGGGCCTGACCCTGCAGGAGGTGGAGCGCGAGGAGCGGGCCATCGAGTTCTACCGGCTGCTCTCCAGCTTCGACTTCATGAGTTCCACCCCCACGCTGTTCAATAGCGGCACCCGCCGCCCGCAGCTCTCCAGCTGCTACCTGACCAGCGTGCCCGACGACCTGGGCGGTATCTACGGCGCCATCCGCGACAATGCCCTGCTGTCCAAGTTTGCCGGCGGCCTGGGCAACGACTGGACCCGCGTTCGGGCCATGGGCGCCCACATCAAGGGCACCAACGGCCGCTCCCAGGGCGTGGTGCCCTTCCTCAAGGTGGCCAGCGACACCGCCGTGGCGGTGAACCAGGGGGGCAAGCGCAAGGGTGCGGTCTGCGCCTACCTGGAGACCTGGCACCTGGACGTGGAGGAGTTCCTGGAGCTGCGCAAGAACACCGGCGACGACCGCCGCCGCACCCACGACATGAACACTGCCCACTGGGTGCCCGACCTGTTCATGCAGCGGGCCGAGGCCGACGCCGACTGGACCCTCTTCTCGCCGGACGATGCCGCTCACCTGCACGAGCTTTACGGCCAGGCGTTCAAGGCCGCCTACGAAGACCTGGAGGCCCGGGCGGCGCGCGGTGAGATCCGCAACTACAAGGTGGTCTCCGCCAAGCAGCTCTGGCGCCGCATGCTGGGCATGCTGTTCGAGACCGGCCACCCCTGGATCACCTTCAAGGACCCGTGCAACCTGCGCTCCCCGCAGCAGCACGCGGGTGTGGTGCACAGCTCCAACCTGTGCACGGAGATCACCCTGAACACCTCGGACGAAGAGATCGCCGTCTGCAACCTGGGCTCGGTGAACCTCGCGGCCCATACCACCCCCGATGGTCTGGACCACGAGCGGCTGCGCAACACGGTCCGCACCGCCATGCGCATGCTGGATAACGTCATCGATATCAACTACTACAGCGTGCCCCAGGCCCGCCGCGCCAACCTGCGCCACCGCCCGGTGGGGCTGGGCGTGATGGGGTTCCAGGACGCGCTTTACGCCCAGGACCTGCCCTACGCCAGCGACGAGGCGGTCGCCTTCGCCGACCGCAGCCAGGAGGCGATCAGCTACTACGCCATCGAGGCCTCGGCGGACCTGGCGCGGGAACGGGGGGCCTACCCCAGTTTCGAGGGCTCGCTCTGGCAGCGCGGTGAGCTGCCGCTGGATTCCATTCAGCGGGTGGTGGAGGCACGGGATGGCGATTGCACCATGGACACCTCGTCCAGCCTGGACTGGGCCGCCCTGCGGGAGAAGGTGCGCACCGGCATGCGCAACTCCAACTGCCTGGCGATCGCCCCCACGGCCACTATCGCCAACATCGTCGGGGTCTCTCAGGGGATCGAGCCGGCGTTCAAGAACCTGTACGTCAAATCCAACCTCTCCGGCGAGTTCACCGTGGTGAACCCGGCCCTGGTCCGGGCGCTGAAGGCGTACGGCTTGTGGGATGCGGTGATGGTGAATGACCTGAAGTATTACGACGGCAGCGTGCAGCCCATCGGCCGTGTACCGGAGGAACTGAAACAGCGCTTCGCCACCGCCTTCGAACTGGACTCGGAGTGGCTGGTCCAGGCCGGCAGCCGGCGGCAGAAGTGGCTGGACCAGTCCCAGTCGCTGAACCTCTACATGGCCGAGCCCTCGGGGCCGAAGCTGGATGCGCTCTACCGCCAGGCCTGGCGCTTGGGGCTGAAGACCACCTACTACCTGCGCAGCACCGGGGCCACCCAGGTGGAGAAGAGCACCATGGACCCGGCGCGGGCCAACCGGTTGAACGCGGTGAGCGCGGCGCCGGGGGGTGGGCAGAGCTGTTCGGTTGATGATCCGGAGTGTGAGGCGTGTCAGTAG